TCTTATCTCCCTCTGTAGCTGTCCCTGCCAAGACCGAGGCCAAGGTAAAGGCCCTGAAGGCCAAGAAGGCTGTTCTGAAGGGAGTCCACAgccagaggaagaagaagatcaGAACCTCCCCGACCTTCCGCCGCCCCAAAACCCTGCGCCTCCGCAGACAACCCAAGTACCCCCGCAAGAGTGCCCCGCGCAGGAACAAGTACGCTGAAAgttatacagtacatgcacactTGTTTGACTTGTACTTTGTGAAAGTGATCTATACAGAATATTGTCTGTTAGGAGGGATCCCCTCTTTATAAACCACTGATGGTTCCGTCCAGGTCAGTTTGTCTGCTGGGGGGATTCCCTCCTTATAAACCACTGATGGTTCAGTCCAGGTCAGTTTGTCTGCTGGAGGGGATTCCCTCCTTATAAACCACTGATGGTTCAGGTCAGTTTGTCTGCTAGGGGGGATTCCCTCCTTATAAACCACTGATGGTTCAGTCCAGGTCAGTTTGTCTGCTAGGNNNNNNNNNNNNNNNNNNNNNNNNNNNNNNNNNNNNNNNNNNNNNNNNNNNNNNNNNNNNNNNNNNNNNNNNNNNNNNNNNNNNNNNNNNNNNNNNNNNNNNNNNNNNNNNNNNNNNNNNNNNNNNNNNNNNNNNNNNNNNNNNNNNNNNNNNNNNNNNNNNNNNNNNNNNNNNNNNNNNNNNNNNNNNNNNNNNNNNNNNNNNNNNNNNNNNNNNNNNNNNNNNNNNNNNNNNNNNNNNNNNNNNNNNNNNNNNNNNNNNNNNNNNNNNNNNNNNNNNNNNNNNNNNNNNNNNNNNNNNNNNNNNNNNNNNNNNNNNNNNNNNNNNNNNNNNNNNNNNNNNNNNNNNNNNNNNNNNNNNNNNNNNNNNNNNNNNNNNNNNNNNNNNNNNNNNNNNNNNNNNNNNNNNNNNNNNNNNNNNNNNNNNNNNNNNNNNNNNNNNNNNNNNNNNNNNNNNNNNNNNNNNNNNNNNNNNNNNNNNNNNNNNNNNNNNNNNNNNNNNNNNNNNNNNNNNNNNNNNNNNNNNNNNNNNNNNNNNNNNNNNNNNNNNNNNNNNNNNNNNNNNNNNNNNNNNNNNNNNNNNNNNNNNNNNNNNNNNNNNNNNNNNNNNNNNNNNNNNNNNNNNNNNNNNNNNNNNNNNNNNNNNNNNNNNNNNNNNNNNNNNNNNNNNNNNNNNNNNNNNNNNNNNNNNNNNNNNNNNNNNNNNNNNNNNNNNNNNNNNNNNNNNNNNNNNNNNNNNNNNNNNNNNNNNNNNNNNNNNNNNNNNNNNNNNNNNNNNNNNNNNNNNNNNNNNNNNNNNNNNNNNNNNNNNNNNNNNNNNNNNNNNNNNNNNNNNNNNNNNNNNNNNNNNNNNNNNNNNNNNNNNNNNNNNNNNNNNNNNNNNNNNNNNNNNNNN
This portion of the Salvelinus sp. IW2-2015 unplaced genomic scaffold, ASM291031v2 Un_scaffold3295, whole genome shotgun sequence genome encodes:
- the rpl23a gene encoding large ribosomal subunit protein uL23, yielding MAPKAKKEAVPAKTEAKVKALKAKKAVLKGVHSQRKKKIRTSPTFRRPKTLRLRRQPKYPRKSAPRRNKYAESYTVHAHLFDLYFVKVIYTEYCLLGGIPSL